The Haematobia irritans isolate KBUSLIRL chromosome 1, ASM5000362v1, whole genome shotgun sequence DNA segment ACGTCTACCGAAGATTAGTGTTACTTTGTGGGAACAGGGTATAAGTGATAAGTCTGCGTTGTCGTCTTGGGTGGACATGGATCGTTTTCTTACGGAAAGGATTCAGACACTCACGTGTCTCCGCGATTTGAAGGGTATCGATGCTTCGAAGAAAACTGATGGCAGGAAACTGCGAACGCATTTTACGAATGCAGCTCCGAAATCTTCGCCATCTAGGTCGCGTAATTCGCAATACACTTCTCATTCTTCTAGAGATTCCGTCGATAAGATGTGTGTTCTTTGTCCACGACAAAGCCATCATCTTCGTGTTTGTCCGAAATTTAGGAATCTTTCTGTGAATGATCGGTTGACTGCTGTGAAACGGTACCGCTGTTGTTTCAATTGTCTATCTCGTAGACATGACGTTAACAACTGTGCTACATCTCGCAGTTGTGAGAAGTGTCAAGGAAGGCATCATACTTTGCTTCATCGCGATTCTTCCCATTCTACGAATGTGGCGACTACGTCTTCGACGGTTTCGGCCGCTCGTCCTACGGATTCTAGCGGTTTGATTGACCCGCAGCCTTCCACTTCGTCTGGAATCGTGTCTGGCACTTCGGCCAGGCAAGTATTTCATGTTTCCCAGAACAGGTCGGTACTATTAGGGACGGCTATGGTGAACATCGTTCATCAGGGTATGACGTACCCAGCTCGGGCTCTTATTGACCCAGCATCGGAAGCCTCCTTTATTACcgaaaaaatgcaaaagttgCTTAGGATTTCGATAACGAGTGCGACGTCTTCGATATCGGGCGTGAATCAATCGGTTTCGATAACTTCTCGAGGTATTTGCCCTCTGAGTATAGGGTCACCCATAGATGGATCGGTCTTGGTAGAGGCGACTGCGTTGGTCCTGCCTAGGATTTCTGGGAATTTACCGTCTTTCCAAGTGAGTCGGAATTATATGTCACGTTTGCCAAATTTGCGTTTAGCTGATCCTAATCTGTTCGATAGTCGTCCGGTTGATCTATTGTTGGGGGCAGACGTGTATCCCAGAATTATATTACAGGGGGTTCGGTCTGGTATTTTAGGGTCGTTGATTGCTCAACAGACAGTCTTCGGCTGGCTCATTACTGGTTCAATTCCCACTTCTAATGTGACGGTTTTTTCAACGACTGTTGAATTTATGGAAGAAGATGGTCTTGACAAGACTCTTCTTCGGTTTTGGGAATTAGAGGACTTACCAAGACGGGCAATTTGTTCTCCCGCagataaattttgtgaagaaaattttaagaataccaCATATAGGGATTCCGATGGAAGATACGTAGTGACTCTTCCGATAAAACCCGAATTAAAGGGACAAGTCTTGCTTGGACATTCGCGGACAAGTTGTTTGAAGCAGTTTATTCGTGGTGAGGCTTCGCTTTTACGAAAGCCTGAAACAAAATTAATGTATGACGGGGTGATTAAAGAATATTTGGACTTGCAACATATGAGACCAGTGTCGTCGACTTCTCCTGCAGATCAAACTGTGTGTTATTTGCCACACCACCCGGTAATCAATCCGGACAAATTGACGTCCAAACTTCGAGTTGTCTTTAATGCTTCGCATAAGACCTCAAATGGTAAAAGTCTGAACGACATTCTTTATGTGGGACCCACATTACAATTGGAATTGGTTCATTTGATTTTGAGGTGGAGATTTTTCAAATACGTTTTTAATTGCGACATCACACAGATGTAccgccaaattagggtaaattcGGCCCATACTTCTCTGCAGCGAATTGTCTTTAGGGACTCCCCACAAAAAGATGTACAAGACTATGAGCTGCAGACCGTGACATTTGGAGTGAATTGTGCTCCCTATTTAGCTATACGGACGTTATTGCAATTGGCCGATGACTCCGAAGATGACTATCCCCACGCGGCACATATTCTACGAAGGTGCATGTACGTGGATGATGTTTTGACAGGATACCATGACGTGGATACTGCTGTTGAATCTAGGGACCAATTGATTAGAGTACTATCATCGGCAAAGTTCGAACTGAGGAAGTGGACTTCTAATGAGCTAGCCATTTTAGAATCGCTTCCGGCTGACCATTTGGTTGACGCCAAATTATTGGAGTTTGTTGAGGCCAGTAGTTCGAAACCGTTGGGTATTAGGTGGAATGCGCAGTtagacttgttttattttgagaTGAAACCGATTGAGCAAAAATCTCGGTTTACGAAGAGAGAGGTTTTATCGGCTATAGCTAGGCTATTTGACCCTGTTGGCTGGCTGGGGCCAGTTATTATAGTGGCGAAGATAATTATGCAACAGGTTTGGTTGGATAAGATAGGATGGGACGAGTCTCTTCCGTTACAAACAGAGCGACAATGGCGAAAGTTTGTCGAGACCTATCAGGATGTGAATCACGTTCGTATTCCTCGATGGGTCAATTACTCCACAGACTGTGAGgtagaattacatgttttttccgACGCCTCGGAAAAAGCATACGCGGGGGTAGTATATGTTCGTGTGGTTACGCCGCAGGGACAAATCTTCACCCATTTGCTATCTTGTAAGACTAAGGTAGCCCCCATCAAATCTATATCTTTGCCACGTTTGGAGCTTTGTGGGGCAGTTTTGGCCTCAGAACTTTACAAGTCTATAGCCAGGGAGTTAGATATTGAATTTCGACGTGTTTATTGTTGGACGGATTCTACGATCGTCCGCTCTTGGCTTCGAAAGACGCCATCTACGTGGTCTACTTTCGTTGCGAATCGCGTATGTAGGATTCAGGAGAATACTGGGGGACAGAATTGGTACCATGTTCGCTCTGAGGACAATCCGGCCGACTTGGGAAGTCGCGGAGTGTCGCCTGCAGAGTTGGCGGTTTCGTCGCTTTGGTGGCATGGACCAGAGTGGCTCTGCTCAGATAGTTCTCAGTGGGATATAAATGATTTCACCCCTCTTGAGACTGACGTTGAGGTACGGGCGGTCAGGACTCACGCATCATTTTTTACGAACTACGAGGACATTTTAGAGAGGTTTTCTTCGTTAGATAGGGCTCTACGAGTCATCGCATATATATTTAGGTTTTATCACAGGACCCATTATTCACATGCTAGTCGAAATGTGTATCACGGCACGACGTTGACGGCAACCGAATTAAAGGCAGTGAGATTACGTCTAGCTGTTCTTTCTCAAAGGGCTCATTATCCAGATGAGTACTATTGTTTGAGGGAAAAGAAACCGTTAGGTTCCAGGAGCTCGTTGTTGTCATTGAATCCATTCCTGGATGAGGAGGGGGTTATGAGGTTGAATGGTCGTTTGAGTAGGTGTCCTACCCTGTCGTATAGTGAGCGACATCCAATTATAGTGCCGTATAATAGTAGATTCGCTAGGTTACTAGTGAAATATGTTCACGACATATCTATTCACGGAGGGAACCAGTTGGTTCTACGTCTTATTCGGATTGAGTATTGGATTCCTCGTTTAACATCTTTGATTAGATCGACTATTAACCGGTGTAAACGGTGTCTGTTGGATAGGAAGAAGTCTTGTACGCAGATCATGGCGGCTCTCCCACCGGAGAGAACTGTACTTACCAGACCGTTTACTACGACTGGCGTTGATTTTGCGGGGCCTTTCGAAATTAAGTCATTTATAGGGCGCGCATGTAAGATAACAAAGGGTTATGTTTGCGTTTTTGTATGCTTTTCGACGAAGGCCATACACTTGGAAGCCACATCAGACTTGTCTACGACAACGTTTCTGGCCGCTTTTCACAGATTTATATCTCGACGCGGTTGTCCCAAGACCATTTTTTCGgataatggtacaaattttgtaGGCGCTTCACGCGAAATggaaaaggatttgagatgtgtTTTTAAAGAAGGACGTGATAAGGTGTGTTCCGCATACCAGTTTCAGCAGCTTTCCTGGCAGTTTATCCCTGCCGGGGCGCCACATATGGGTGGTCTCTGGGAAGCTGCTGTCAAAAGCTTCAAGACGCATTTTAGGAAACATGCATCTGGATTCAAATATAcatttgaagagttttcgacTGTTCTTTCGAGAATTGAGGCTTGTTTAAATTCTAGGCCGTTGTGCCCGATGAGTGAAAGTTCTCAAGAGTTGGTGGCACTTACGCCTggccattttttggtaggatcTCCGATCTTGGCGCCTCCTGAACAGTTAGAGGAGGAATCACCACTTCATTTGGTGCATCGATTTAGGAAAATGAAGGCGCTGTCGCAACAGTTCTGCTTACGGTGGAAAGAGGAATATTTGAAAGGCTTACAGAAAAGGTATAAATGGAAATTTTCGCAGCGTGATATCGAAGTAGGGGACTTGGTAGTAATTCGTGATGAACAATTGCCTCCTACATCGTGGAAATTAGGTCGTGTGGATGACGTCCACCCGGGATCTGACGGTCGCGTTAGAGTTGCTGACGTGAGAACGACAAACGGTGTTGTAAGACGGCCGGTGGTAAAATTGGTCATACTGACCGAATAGTTTTCGATCGTTCATATAGTAAGCGTCATCTTTTTTTCGCAGTACAATGGAAAGTATGAGGGAAATTATTAAGACTCTCCCTGATTACGAAGATGACGTCCCGATGTCCGATGAGGAAAGAgagattttagaaaataatgttGCACCGGTTCTTCGCGAGCCGTTACCAGCCATCGAGCAGGTCCCTGACGTCGGGATGACCCCAGTCGTCGCCTCTTCACCAGGGGTAGTACCGACGCAGAAAGTTGTCCCTCCGTCGGGGGCTGATACGGCTCCTGCTGACGTATCCGCAACCAACGTAGCCAAACCATCGTCATCCCCTACGGGGACTGCCCAAAAGAATTCAGGTGTGAATAAAAGAGGGCACTCGAATGTCTGTGTGTTGTGTATGCGAAGTCACAATCTACGGTCGTGTCGCAAATTTTTGAACATGCGTTTGGAGCAACGATTGCGCACTGTAGTGTTGCATCGGGTATGTTCAAACTGTCTGGGCAGGTCTCACATGCGATCGACCTGCAATAGTCGCGAGAGGTGCCGCGAATGTGGAGATAGCCACCATACGCTGCTACATTCATTTGACCAGCAACAACGTCCTTCCGCTCAAACCTTGTCGAAGAGAAAGTCCAAGTCAAGTTCGTCCGTTAACTCGTCCGCGTACTGTGTCACGAATACCGCTCCCCTATCTGATCCGATGTTGGTTCTACAACCAACCGTCACGCTTGGTCCCACTATAGTCCTCTTGCTTGTCTTGTCCGATCGTCGAATTCCTGTCCGAGCTGTCCTCGACCCGTGTGCGGGGTACAGTATGATTTGTAGCAGTTTAGCTCTCAGCCTACGGCTTATCTCAGCGATGACGTCGCATGACGCATTTTGTCCGCTTGTTGCTGTCTCCCGACACAATGCAGAAAGTAAATTGGTTTTTTCTGCCCGGGTAACAGACCTGACCCGTGTTGTCACCCCATCGTCGTCGGCTCCAGATACGATACGGGAACATTTCGAGTGTCTCCAGCTGGCCGACCCAAGGTTTTACCGTCCTTCCGGGGTGGGGTTGGTTCTAGGGCCCGATGTCTACGCACGGGTTCTAAAGACACAAATATTTTCGAGTCCTGGATTCCCATTGGCGCAGCTAACGATGTTTGGCTGGATAGTGTCAGGTCAATGCCAACCATAAGTGTCGTAGGTCATCCTGGCCAATAACCCAGACACTGCAGACCCTCCGGGTCAACGGCTCTACGAGCATTTAGTTAAGAAAGAATGAAGTTGGAAAAGatgaatacatgaactaataaaaaaaaaaaaaaaaaattgctcaatttgaaaatgaaactgacatcgcattttatatttattttgatattaaaatattgtatGTAATGTCTATGTATTaatgaatttcaattacaacatagctggatgttgcaaggcgggcggaatgtttaagttcaaattcgtaaggtcaaaatttattcgttagatggggacttaaaatcttgtaaaatgacaatttccccctcgttagaaaatgtaccctaagctctggatgcagctctgtgctttcagcacaattcgttacatttttctaacgagTCGCGCCATCACTGTCTTGCGGCATCTAAGcttttgttattattcgttACTGGATTACGTCGGTCCAACGATTGTTTTgtaaaaggtaaattaatctcccaaaaaattcaataaaattacgttttattgaaacattattgaaaagaaaaactaaatccttgtgcttttatttattttatttctcggtgctacgcattcaaatcccgtgtttggaaaatttttgtgagcactattcataaaatacatgtattatttttttgtgtgtaggttaataaataagagtattatgaccaaatatgacaaaatcgagcgatgcatatatatgggacctatatctaaatctgaaccaatttgtataatattttgtaggtatgattgataccacagaaggtcactttgtgtaaaatttgagtacgagcagataataaatgaggcccctatggtcaaaaataaggttattaggggcaaatttttcaatatcgggcgattacgatgaaattttgcacataccgaacCGAttacgatgaaattttgcacatacagttagtgctatagaagattacatttagccaaccttggttacgatcggttgataaataagagttttacggccaaatttggcaaaatcgggcgatacatatatatgggagctatatctaaatctgaactgatttcgatgaaatttcgcacatacagttagagctatagaagattacatttagccaactttgagtactatcggttgataaataagggtttcacggccaaatttaaccaaatcgggtgatacatatatatgggagctatatctaaatctgaaccgatttcgatgaaattgcgcacatacagttagaggtacagaagattatatttagccaaacttgagtactatcggttgataaataagagttttacggccaaatttggaaaatcgggcgatacatatatatgggagctatatctaaatctgaaccgatttcgattatttttgccacatattgtcagtaacataaaagattagagtaagccaagtttgagtaagatcgcttaataaataagatttttctggccaaatttgggaaaatcgggcgatacatatatatgggagctatatccgaaccgatttctatgacaTTTTGCAGACTAAAAgggtgactccatttgtcgaaattgggcgatacatatatatgggagctatatctaaatttaatccaaattcaatagcgttcgtccttgtgcgcaaaaaacaccctgtaccaaatttcatccaaatcggttaataattgcgaccggaatcctgtgaacaacaaatacatggacagacggacggacggacaggaggtgattccgagtcgatcggtatatattttatggggtctaaaatcaatatttctggtaggcacattttttggccgatcaaacttattataccctgaccactacgtggtttagggtataattaattggatcaattaatttcgtgattaaatcagaatttttttttgtgtgttcttaAAAGATTTTGAAGTTCACTTGAGAAATTTGGTATTAACCTCTAGACTCAAGTTTGTgccttcttcaaaataaagatatttccaattttaaatctacactgaaaaaaaatgttgacctcatATGAataattatgcaacctaaattttaggatacgtaatttacataatattatgggcaaacttctttaaaacaaagattaattaattaaaagaaagttcacaatctttcgttttctttaaatttaggacactattctttgaaatttgcttctcactgttaaaattttatttatttgaaggttacgcaaattttctttaaaatatataaaaatatctttgatttaaagaaataatcttaaaataaactgagatattgaatctttgaatTAAAGATAAAATATAAGCTAAtacatattttgaggatttcgcatcttaggtttaaagtttttttttttaaatttagaaaacattttttcttttgaattatTATaagagaatttaaatttaaatgttagTTTAAGTGTTTgatcacatttttgtgattattatgaaaaaaagtttcttcgaaagaaatgttttattattttattttataagtttattttttattttatgatcactgctaatagcgacaatttatttaggtgtataaatatcccttgaattgtcaACGTGCccaagttttaaatattttgagctTGCACCAACATGGAAAAGTTATTaattctacaaaaagggagatGTAGGGacactttgatagtatgacctaaaacgaaaattaaaatttttacagatattgattttatataaaatgtaatcaaagttttagttttacaaaaacagttgttaaaattttatttctatagaaaattttcttttcacaggaaattttgtcaatattttattactataggaaatgtcacaattttgtttgtaaaattttgtcaacattttatttctatataaaaattttcaatttttttctattgaaagttcttcaaaatgtccttatttttgTTGACCTGTTgttctaatttattttattattatttcggcttgaggtccttttaataaaaaatcctttttacgatttttgattacttgttaaatttattatccaatatttcgactaaCATCGTTAGTCTTCGACGGGGATccacataaataacaaatattagtaCACAAAGTAcgagtaacacaaacaatgtatatttacattaaagtatttttaagaaataatcaaaaaaattttagagagaGTTTACGTCTGCTTTTTATGAAAGTTAATTGCCAACTAAATATGCCTGCGTCCGTGTTTTTTATGATGTATCGATACATTTGAGAACATTTATCTGTATCTGTTTTAAAGTTTAATCTCTTCTCGCTGGGAACGTCGGTGATATAAAGCATCTCTAAGGTATATCGTGGGAATGGATTACTCTCTTGCACTAATCCATCTACATCGTCAAAATTCGGGCTGTGACCAGTTTGTGTTGGGTTGCGAGTGCAGTCTTTTGATCCAATGGCTTGTCTCTAGCCTTGTGGTCAGATTTGTGGGATGAAATTATCGTCTTTAATTTAGTTCCTGTCGTACCGACATATACCTTTTGGCATATGTCCGACCCGTCTCCATTACATTTTATTTGGTATACTAAATTTGACTTGtcctcttttttaaatttttgattttgttttgccATACAGTTGGCCCATTGTATTGTGCGTTCTGAAAGCGAGTTGAATCTTGTCCTTCTCATAAATTTCAGAGTCTTTCGGAGAAACCAGGGATAAAAGTGcagatttgtatatttttggctCCTTATCGATATTGTCCTTTTTTGGCTTCTGTGCACGTTGTAATAAATCTTTTATCGTCTTCTTTAGGAAGTCATTCATTAGTAAAATATCTCGTATCTTTTGCTTATTGTGTTGATGATATATCTTGTCACttattgtcaaaactctatttatgaaatttttcgcgGTGTTTATTATCATTGATTTTGGATGTTTGGAATGAAAATTTATCAATCGCCCAGAAGCTGTGTCTTTTTGGTACCAATCAAGAAGAATCCTATCTTCTTTCCTTATTACTATCGTGTCCAAGTATGCCAGTTTGTTGTCAGTTTCCTCTTCCATCGTAAATTGAATTAGCTTATTGTATGTATTTAGAACGTTGATAATGTTGATCACCACTGATAATGTTGACCCTACATAGTATGGTCATATCTCCAATTTCAAGAAATACAaaccacctctagatttcaaattaaaagaaaatcgaACAATAGTAGCGGCGTCTATAAGGTCAAGaactcaaatcgggagatcactttatatgggagctatatcgaaacatggacgaATATAGCCCAGCTTGAAACCAgcttgcagacaaaagacgagtttgtgcaatgaTAGCTTCATTTTTAAAGGCTGTAGCGTGGTTacaaaagacagacagacggacatagttagaTCGTATAAACCAGTTACCTTTCAATAGCGGTGGTTATAAAAACTAAGGtaggtctaaaatttcatttccaaaaaaaaaaataattttttgcgtgcatatttataaaattcgaCCCATTTTTCTGTTATTTTAATCTAAAACGGATTTATCATAAGATTATGCTTAAACTTATTTAAACTGGACGATGTGAAAGTGACCATAAAAGGCTATCGTGGAATTGTATCCATATGAGGTTCTCTAAGTAAAATTGGTAGCAATGCCCACACACAAGCACATTGAATTATCTAATCCAAGGGCAAGATAATGGGCAACATCATGTAATCCTCAGGCgctgtatttaaataaattactcAATGGCATTAGGATTTTGTTTTTGGGATTGATCTACATTTCAAGTGGCATTCCTTTTTTGCATAGAATTCAATCCAATACAAAAATAAGACAAAATCTCTATGAGATTAAAGACAATGGGAAGATTTTTTCCAACGGTCATGTTTGTGCGGAAGTAGTTATGCATTAGAATCCTTCCGAGCGTATTGTAGAACAGATATGTGGATGAATATTAAGTGCGGTAGACCATGTGATATGTTTGTGGAAAGATGTGTGTAATTTGATAGTTTgtgttttgaaaacaaataaacgtgaaaataaatatgaattccaGGGTCGTTATCTATGccaaaaagaaattttcgtattttgaccaaaatagagTAAGCATGCATGCAATAGCAACAATTAGCAAATCCTCTTAAATATGGACAATATAATGATAATAGTTACAATGTCTGTCTAGTGGTATACGTTTCACTTTATACATTTTCCGCATTGGTTCAGTTCTAAAATGCCGGATGGTTCTTTGATGTAATATTTTTCCATTGGCCTTAATGGGAGCATGTGAAAATAGGACAATGATTTTATTCTTTGATCTTACTTTTCTGTTTGATTTTAAACTTGATGTTGATGTTTTATCATCTTCCAATGCGTAATAAATTCTTCCACATCGACTTTCATACggataaataaaaaatctcaTAATAGATTTATGGAATATGGCTTAGGGTCTTAGAAACTGTAGGATTTGTTCTTTGTTAGATATTCTGATAGGTATAGTTATCAAGTTAACGAATCATATCGAAATATTCCTTTAACTTTGTCGGTACACAGTGAGTATGAACTGTttctagtttatttctatagaatattttgtgaaaattaataaaattttatgtctatagacaattttgtgaaaattttatttctatataatattgtgtcataattttatttctatagaaaattttatttttaggaaattttgtgaaaattttatttctatcgaaaattttggcaacattttatttctatagaaaattttggcaaaattttattcctatagaaaattttgccaaaattttatttccacagaaatttttatcaaaattttatttctttaggaaattttgtcaagattttatttctataagaaaatttgtcaaaattttatttctaagaaaattttgccaaaattttgtttttatagaaattttatctctatataaaaaattttgtcaaaactttatttccataggagattttttcccaaattttgtttccgtagacatttttgtaaaattttttttcaaaattttatttctaaagaaaattttgtcaaaattttatttccatagaaaattttgtcaaaattttatttctatagaaaattttatttctatagtaaattgtgtcaaaattttatttctatagaaaattttgtcaacattttatttccatggaaaattttgtcaaaattttatttccatggaaaattttgtcaaaattttatttctacagaaaattttgtaaaaattttatttttatagaaaattttgttaaaattttatttctatagaaaattttgtcaaaattttatttctatataaaattttgtcaaaattttatttcaatagaaaattctattttttttataaaattttgttaaaattttatttctatagaaaattttgtcaaaattttatgtctatagaaaattttgtcaaaattttatttctatagaaaattttgtcaaaatttttttttctatagaaagttttgtaataattttatttttatagaaaattttgtcaaaattttatttctatagaaaattttgtcaaaattttatttctatagaaaattgtgttataattttatttctatagaaaattctgtcataattttattgttgtcaaattttgtcaacattttatttccatagaaaattgttgtcaaaaatttatttccaaagaaaattttatcataaaatctaattttacaattattaatcgagctttatggacagatttagattaaggaacatgattaatagagtcattgaaaagaaaacgccagatacaaatctatacacgcctggactgtatatgtttcgattcgggcgaatgaatctttccacagcctttagtatagatctggctgggagagataattcaattttgggcactttatgctaactccttatggagaaaaacatttgggaattttcctcttacaaattgaatcatcttttctcccactgtacatcattgtgacaaaattttatttctatagaaaattttgtcaaaattttatttctatagaaaattttgtcaaaattttatttctataaaaaattgtgtcaaaattttatttctatataaaattctgtcaaaattttatttctatagaaaattttgtcaaaattttatttctccagaaaatttgtcaaaattttatttctatagaaaattgtgtcaaaaatttatttctatagaaaattgtgtcaaaaatttatttctatagaatattttgtcaaaattttatttctatagaaattgttgtcaaaattttatttctatagcaagttgtgtcataattttatttctatagaaaattgtgtcataattttattttatatagaaatttttgtcaaaattttatttctatagaaaattgtgtcaaaatttgatttctacagaa contains these protein-coding regions:
- the LOC142233193 gene encoding uncharacterized protein LOC142233193 codes for the protein MPVNTFARFIRAADAVVKFGTRVSSLKEENLDVYPLRAQVEEAKSLWEKVKERYEECLDDLQEDSDKGKVESADGKYEATYDAYIRIVSSIERKIDGLKAVPRASTPIQQADVADISARSGNVDVSGNSLLLGVDHGAVHSLALPPCDIEVFDGDFQSWPTFRDLFTAVYVKNSRLSDIERLCHLLKKTSGDAREVVRRFPLTDRSFELAWRTLKETYDNLRILVSNQLKLLFDLPVLDTETSSGLKNLQRGTNACISAMAVNNVPTNDWDPILIYLCVQRLPKISVTLWEQGISDKSALSSWVDMDRFLTERIQTLTCLRDLKGIDASKKTDGRKLRTHFTNAAPKSSPSRSRNSQYTSHSSRDSVDKMCVLCPRQSHHLRVCPKFRNLSVNDRLTAVKRYRCCFNCLSRRHDVNNCATSRSCEKCQGRHHTLLHRDSSHSTNVATTSSTVSAARPTDSSGLIDPQPSTSSGIVSGTSARQVFHVSQNRSVLLGTAMVNIVHQGMTYPARALIDPASEASFITEKMQKLLRISITSATSSISGVNQSVSITSRGICPLSIGSPIDGSVLVEATALVLPRISGNLPSFQVSRNYMSRLPNLRLADPNLFDSRPVDLLLGADVYPRIILQGVRSGILGSLIAQQTVFGWLITGSIPTSNVTVFSTTVEFMEEDGLDKTLLRFWELEDLPRRAICSPADKFCEENFKNTTYRDSDGRYVVTLPIKPELKGQVLLGHSRTSCLKQFIRGEASLLRKPETKLMYDGVIKEYLDLQHMRPVSSTSPADQTVCYLPHHPVINPDKLTSKLRVVFNASHKTSNGKSLNDILYVGPTLQLELVHLILRWRFFKYVFNCDITQMYRQIRVNSAHTSLQRIVFRDSPQKDVQDYELQTVTFGVNCAPYLAIRTLLQLADDSEDDYPHAAHILRRCMYVDDVLTGYHDVDTAVESRDQLIRVLSSAKFELRKWTSNELAILESLPADHLVDAKLLEFVEASSSKPLGIRWNAQLDLFYFEMKPIEQKSRFTKREVLSAIARLFDPVGWLGPVIIVAKIIMQQVWLDKIGWDESLPLQTERQWRKFVETYQDVNHVRIPRWVNYSTDCEVELHVFSDASEKAYAGVVYVRVVTPQGQIFTHLLSCKTKVAPIKSISLPRLELCGAVLASELYKSIARELDIEFRRVYCWTDSTIVRSWLRKTPSTWSTFVANRVCRIQENTGGQNWYHVRSEDNPADLGSRGVSPAELAVSSLWWHGPEWLCSDSSQWDINDFTPLETDVEVRAVRTHASFFTNYEDILERFSSLDRALRVIAYIFRFYHRTHYSHASRNVYHGTTLTATELKAVRLRLAVLSQRAHYPDEYYCLREKKPLGSRSSLLSLNPFLDEEGVMRLNGRLSRCPTLSYSERHPIIVPYNSRFARLLVKYVHDISIHGGNQLVLRLIRIEYWIPRLTSLIRSTINRCKRCLLDRKKSCTQIMAALPPERTVLTRPFTTTGVDFAGPFEIKSFIGRACKITKGYVCVFVCFSTKAIHLEATSDLSTTTFLAAFHRFISRRGCPKTIFSDNGTNFVGASREMEKDLRCVFKEGRDKVCSAYQFQQLSWQFIPAGAPHMGGLWEAAVKSFKTHFRKHASGFKYTFEEFSTVLSRIEACLNSRPLCPMSESSQELVALTPGHFLVGSPILAPPEQLEEESPLHLVHRFRKMKALSQQFCLRWKEEYLKGLQKRYKWKFSQRDIEVGDLVVIRDEQLPPTSWKLGRVDDVHPGSDGRVRVADVRTTNGVVRRPVVKLVILTE